GCCACGTCAAGCCAGAAGAGAACCGTCTTCGTGCTCGACAACATAGATGAGACCAATGAGGAGATCTATCTCAAGCTGGCAAGGTTGTCCAAGGAGATAGGAGCCAGCACGATTGGGGTCCTCAACAGCCACGACTACAGAATGCTCACAAAGGCGCCAGCCACCCAGATGGCGTACGACTTTGAGATACCACTGGACACCTACACCCAGTCTCAGCTGTATGAAATAGTCCGCATGCGCGTGGAGGACACATTTCCCACAGGTCTGACAGACGAGATCGTACGCTACATAACAGACCTTGTCTGCGAGTTCGACGCCAGCAGACCAAAGACATCGATTGAGGCACTCAAGGCACTATGGCCGCTGGCAAGCCAGGGGAAGGAGATAGACTCTGACGCTGTGAGAGCCGCAACCGAGAAGATCACGAGCTTCGCGCAGGACCAAGACTACTTCGAAGTCGTGGAGGCAATCTCACTCGATGACTTCATGACCCTGTTGGTACTTGAGGCTATGACTGAGCATCTCATGCGCTACAAGACCGAGACCTACATAGACAGGCAGACGCTGAACGAGATTGTTCAGATCAAATGTGAAGAGCTCGGCGTAAAGTACCTGGAGGAGGACGTTGAGAAGAGTCTCCAAACCCTCATATTCCAGAGCATCGTCTTTGAGTCGGGTTACTCAAAG
The nucleotide sequence above comes from Candidatus Thorarchaeota archaeon. Encoded proteins:
- a CDS encoding AAA family ATPase, whose translation is MVRQHKTPRGLFDPYYIPEKLLYRERELESIDSFHRDSFEENYGVNCLVHGITGVGMTVFSRYFLTKIVPQAFDAYTVYVDARHKEDLEIVSELNDKIHTLTNSPITVAFDLDVLWMQFKRIATSSQKRTVFVLDNIDETNEEIYLKLARLSKEIGASTIGVLNSHDYRMLTKAPATQMAYDFEIPLDTYTQSQLYEIVRMRVEDTFPTGLTDEIVRYITDLVCEFDASRPKTSIEALKALWPLASQGKEIDSDAVRAATEKITSFAQDQDYFEVVEAISLDDFMTLLVLEAMTEHLMRYKTETYIDRQTLNEIVQIKCEELGVKYLEEDVEKSLQTLIFQSIVFESGYSKSLLYVIAPPEILYDAAVGMRRELTRRK